The segment GAACCGCGCACTGACGACCGACTTGCGGCCGTTGACCGTCTGGTAGACCTTGAGGCCGGCTTGGCGGACCGTGCGGATCGAGGTGCGGATGAGCACGTCACCGGCGGAGTCCACTTCGATGCCCGAGGCACCTTCAAAAACGATCGAAGCTCCAGCGGGATCGGCGCCGGGCTTCAGGATGAGGTCATATCGAGGTTCGGAACCGTCAAAGTAGTACCGCGCATCCATGCCACGGCCCAGATTGGTGATTTGCGCTTCTTTGAAGCTGGGTACGCCCACGTGGTTCTTACCACGGTAGTAGAGGTAATCCGTCTTGTGCGCTGGCTCACCGACGCCACGGGCCACAGGCGCGCCGGAAACGGCACCCGTGAACTTCATGTCGACGACCTGACCGACTCGCTGCGTGTCCTGATTCACAAAGACGTCAAGTCGGATGCCCTGCTCGGTGATCCAGTAAGTCATCCCAGGGCGGCCTGCGCGGAAGAGCGCTCGCTCATCCCATTGGCCGTCATTGCGAACAAACACGTTTTGTCGCGATGCGCGCAATGCGTCCGTCGGAGACTTGACGCCACCGACCGCGTCCAGCAACAAATTCCCACCCTTCTGGGGGGCCACCGATGCGTCTTGTGCCACTGCCATGGACGGGGCTGCTGCCAGCACACCCATCGCAACACCAAGCGCGAGAAGTCCTTTACGAATTCCGATCACCAATTCCACCTCGAATGCGCAGTATAACTCTAGATTAATGCAAATGGGAACGCACAAGAGTGCGCGCCGCATGTTTGACGGTTATTCTCCCTGAATCGTGTTGCAATCTTTTGCAGAAATTTGCGGTTTCTCCGCAAAATCGCCTAGGCCGGGGTGAACTCGCCCTCTTGAACTGTCGCCTCAGACGACTCCCGGCCGATGGCCATGATGCTCGCTTGAGCGGCCAACTTGTTGGCGACTTGCCGAAACGCACGACTCTGCGCCTCCTCCGGGTGCGAGACAATGCTAGGTTCCCCGCGATCGCTGCACTCGCCGATCGCCGGATCAAGGGGGATCGAACCCAGGTAGGGGATGCGTAGCGTGTTCGCCAGCTCTTCACCTGTCGAACCCGAAAAGATGCGGGCCTCGGTTTGGCAGCTTGGGCAAACGAAACTCGCCATGTTCTCCACCACCCCAATCAGCGGCGCGTTCAACCGACGAAAGAGCGCGGCGGCCTTTCCCGCGATGTTTGAGGCCACGTGGTGCGGTGTCGTCACGATCAGGACGCCACTGATGGGGGCAAGCTGAGCCAACGACATCGGGGCGTCGCCAGTGCCGGGCGGCAAATCGACCAGCAGATAGTCAAGCTCGCCCCAGTCCACGTCAGCCAAGAGCTGCCGGACAGTGCTCGCCACCATCGGTCCGCGCCACAGCACGGCCTGACCCTCTTCCAGCAGGAATCCGAGCGACATCATGCTGATGCCAAATTTCTCGATCGGGACGATCTTCTGATCCCGGGTGTAGGGGCGTGCATCGGCACATCCCATCATCAGCGGAATGCTGGGTCCATAGACGTCCGCATCCATCAGCCCCACCTTCGCGCCAGACTGCGCGAGCGCGATCGCCAGGTTCATCGCCACCGTGCTCTTGCCCACCCCACCTTTGCCGCTCGCAACTGCGATGACGTTCTTGACACCGGGGACGAGGTCCTCGTTCTTCGGTTTGCGGGCGCGCACTTCGGCCGTCATTTCAACCGCGACCGCGGTGACACCCGGAATTGCGCGGACCGCCTCTTCGCACTGGCTCTTCAGTAGGTCCTTAACGGGGCAGGCTGGGGTG is part of the Chthonomonas sp. genome and harbors:
- a CDS encoding Mrp/NBP35 family ATP-binding protein, coding for MAVTESQVLDALRSVQDPDLHRDIVTLGFVRDLVISGQEVTFQVVLTTPACPVKDLLKSQCEEAVRAIPGVTAVAVEMTAEVRARKPKNEDLVPGVKNVIAVASGKGGVGKSTVAMNLAIALAQSGAKVGLMDADVYGPSIPLMMGCADARPYTRDQKIVPIEKFGISMMSLGFLLEEGQAVLWRGPMVASTVRQLLADVDWGELDYLLVDLPPGTGDAPMSLAQLAPISGVLIVTTPHHVASNIAGKAAALFRRLNAPLIGVVENMASFVCPSCQTEARIFSGSTGEELANTLRIPYLGSIPLDPAIGECSDRGEPSIVSHPEEAQSRAFRQVANKLAAQASIMAIGRESSEATVQEGEFTPA